A genomic segment from Candidatus Binatus sp. encodes:
- a CDS encoding pilus assembly protein TadG-related protein codes for MKRLTGFSKGQIFVLYAVAMTALLGAIALSTDVGVMYYNWASMQRAVDAAALAGANYLPEDTSNATAQATNYSTINGLAPAEIATSFNSPTNDTITVTASRTVPYYLGKVVGLTDQVVQVSASAQISGGISCLNCVSLGPTSQPPLGSGTVITPCVTCGWDSTGSAPASAPSSPTEHCQLIPIGLDKSVLYQGRGTSVVLQQGRISPGNWDFLELGGPGGNVLRNNIASGYQGPIAAGQYIWTKTGQNVGPANQGFDDRIGATSGGTWQSHDESDPRVIVMPVVDWTTVGNGSSTVEVLGFAHMYLESSLGHGQFQAYYIDDLVPDSLVSATPPPAGFRGARGNPVLTR; via the coding sequence ATGAAAAGGCTGACGGGATTTTCTAAAGGTCAGATCTTCGTGTTGTATGCGGTCGCCATGACTGCTCTGCTCGGCGCCATCGCGCTCAGTACCGATGTCGGAGTCATGTACTACAACTGGGCGTCAATGCAGCGGGCGGTCGATGCGGCCGCGCTGGCGGGCGCAAACTATCTGCCGGAGGACACTTCAAACGCCACTGCTCAAGCTACCAACTATTCCACTATCAATGGTCTCGCGCCGGCTGAAATCGCTACCTCGTTCAACAGCCCGACCAACGACACCATAACCGTTACAGCGAGTCGCACCGTGCCGTACTACCTGGGCAAGGTTGTCGGTCTAACCGATCAGGTGGTTCAGGTATCAGCCAGCGCGCAGATTTCGGGCGGAATAAGTTGCCTCAATTGCGTCTCACTGGGGCCGACGTCGCAGCCGCCCCTTGGCAGCGGCACCGTGATTACCCCCTGCGTTACCTGTGGCTGGGACAGCACTGGAAGCGCACCCGCGAGCGCTCCATCGTCGCCAACCGAACACTGCCAGCTTATACCGATCGGTCTGGACAAGAGCGTGCTCTACCAAGGCCGCGGGACTTCGGTGGTGTTGCAGCAAGGTCGAATCTCACCGGGAAATTGGGATTTCCTTGAGTTGGGCGGCCCCGGCGGCAACGTCCTCAGAAACAATATCGCCTCCGGCTACCAGGGACCGATCGCTGCCGGGCAGTACATCTGGACCAAGACCGGGCAGAACGTCGGCCCTGCCAATCAAGGCTTCGATGATCGCATCGGCGCGACCTCGGGCGGCACGTGGCAGTCTCATGACGAGTCGGATCCCCGCGTGATCGTGATGCCGGTAGTCGATTGGACAACGGTGGGCAATGGCAGTTCGACCGTTGAGGTGCTGGGCTTTGCTCACATGTATCTCGAATCAAGCCTGGGCCACGGACAATTCCAGGCCTATTACATCGATGACCTGGTGCCGGACAGCCTGGTGTCGGCGACGCCACCGCCGGCCGGGTTCCGCGGCGCACGCGGCAATCCGGTACTGACCAGGTAG
- a CDS encoding sigma-54-dependent Fis family transcriptional regulator has protein sequence MISDRDLDDLRPVLEIVVSRADELTHRWIEWVAQHPDILRTIPKTEADDVLTRTPAAALRYLLQKNIAGYQAEVESVGRISARRAVPLGSLLAFTDSFWGIVRQMVLEERPEKMPTAIAAVFDRLVRFAGICLELSYHKWWSVRVKPRIHLLDDDAPATPGRPGGNFHGLVGKSAVMFELYDRIESVAASGAIVLIVGETGTGKEWVAHAIHEVSRPAGSPFIAVNCAAIPKDLIESELFGYVKGAFSGANAAKHGLFQEASGGTLFLDEITEMSVDGQSKLLRVLQEKAARPVGGNREMPVDASVIASTNLDPEAAAAAGALRKDLYYRLQACRLEIPPLRTRPEDIPILVDHFIALFGQQVRRSMRVEGVSPRALAVLTAYPWPGNVRELANVIEGAIVFGKHRQIRVRDLPREISSGQAPSATRPGHPEKLGSATGSSNGILAELREDAVREAVEAANGNKVQAAKILGVSRTTLYAYLKRAGEKKVADTPTQVRKFVVSGI, from the coding sequence TCGTGGTGTCGCGCGCCGACGAACTCACCCATCGCTGGATCGAGTGGGTCGCGCAGCACCCAGACATCTTGCGGACGATCCCAAAGACAGAAGCCGACGACGTGTTGACGCGCACGCCCGCGGCCGCGCTCCGATACCTGCTGCAAAAGAACATCGCCGGGTACCAGGCCGAGGTGGAATCGGTCGGCAGGATTTCCGCGAGAAGAGCCGTGCCACTCGGCTCGTTGCTGGCCTTCACCGATTCGTTCTGGGGAATCGTGCGGCAGATGGTGTTGGAGGAGCGGCCTGAAAAAATGCCGACCGCTATCGCTGCCGTGTTCGATCGACTGGTGCGTTTCGCCGGAATCTGCCTCGAGCTGTCGTATCACAAATGGTGGTCGGTGCGGGTGAAACCACGGATTCATTTGCTCGATGACGACGCGCCCGCCACGCCGGGCAGGCCCGGCGGAAACTTCCACGGCTTGGTCGGCAAAAGCGCGGTCATGTTCGAACTCTACGACCGGATCGAATCGGTCGCCGCGTCGGGCGCGATCGTGTTGATCGTGGGCGAGACGGGCACGGGCAAAGAGTGGGTGGCGCATGCGATCCACGAAGTGTCGCGGCCCGCGGGCAGTCCATTTATCGCAGTGAATTGCGCCGCCATCCCGAAGGATCTCATCGAGAGCGAACTCTTCGGCTACGTAAAAGGCGCGTTCAGCGGCGCCAACGCGGCCAAGCATGGCCTCTTCCAGGAAGCCAGCGGCGGCACCTTGTTCCTCGATGAAATAACCGAAATGAGCGTCGATGGACAAAGCAAGTTGCTTCGCGTCCTGCAGGAAAAAGCCGCGCGTCCGGTGGGTGGGAACCGTGAGATGCCAGTCGATGCGAGCGTGATTGCTTCGACCAATCTTGACCCGGAGGCAGCGGCCGCGGCGGGCGCGCTCCGGAAGGATCTGTATTACCGGCTGCAGGCCTGCCGGCTCGAGATACCTCCGCTGCGGACGCGGCCGGAAGACATCCCGATCCTCGTCGATCATTTCATCGCGCTGTTTGGGCAGCAGGTCCGGCGCTCGATGCGGGTCGAAGGAGTCTCGCCGAGAGCGCTAGCGGTTTTGACCGCCTATCCGTGGCCCGGAAACGTGCGCGAGCTCGCGAACGTGATCGAAGGAGCGATCGTTTTTGGCAAACATCGCCAGATTCGGGTCAGGGACTTGCCCAGGGAGATATCCTCCGGCCAAGCTCCTTCCGCCACCCGGCCCGGCCATCCTGAGAAGCTCGGATCAGCCACCGGTTCAAGCAACGGCATCCTGGCGGAACTGCGCGAAGACGCCGTCCGCGAGGCCGTCGAAGCCGCGAACGGCAACAAGGTGCAAGCTGCAAAAATCCTGGGGGTATCGCGGACGACGCTGTATGCTTACCTGAAGCGCGCCGGCGAGAAAAAAGTGGCAGATACCCCGACGCAGGTGCGAAAATTTGTAGTATCGGGTATTTGA